In Candidatus Binatus sp., the following are encoded in one genomic region:
- a CDS encoding acyl-CoA dehydrogenase family protein has protein sequence MPIDFTMPPHVTELRDKVRAFIKEEIEPAEAAMQKSGSWRDGIIELRRNARQRGLWLPHMPPEFGGLGLDAMAIAMISAECGRNRIASFILNVQAPDEGNMHTLLHFATPEQKEKYLRPLCEGKIRSCFAMTEPEVAGSDPTQIKTAAVKQGDNWVINGNKWFISGAHGAKFAIVMAKTDPEADPPQARNSAFIVDLPNPGFRIVRDIDTMAGKGNHCEIALENCIVPADAMLGPRGQGHTLGQVRLGPARLAHCMRWIGSTEVALEMLVKRAMERRVQGGLLIDKQAIQFMISESTMELYTAKLMVLHAAYLIEKKLPFRQEVSMAKHHVANMLWKVTDRAIQVHGALGYSTDTPLESMLRHARSARLVDGADEVHMTQIARHVIEAFKRDGSTRAATGAGLL, from the coding sequence ATGCCGATCGATTTCACGATGCCGCCGCACGTAACCGAACTGCGCGACAAGGTCCGCGCGTTCATCAAGGAAGAAATCGAGCCCGCCGAAGCCGCGATGCAAAAAAGCGGTAGCTGGCGCGACGGCATCATCGAGCTCAGGCGCAACGCGCGTCAGCGTGGACTGTGGCTGCCGCACATGCCGCCGGAATTTGGCGGTCTAGGCCTCGACGCGATGGCGATCGCGATGATTTCCGCGGAGTGCGGGCGCAATCGGATCGCGTCGTTCATCCTCAATGTCCAGGCGCCGGACGAAGGCAACATGCATACGCTGCTGCATTTCGCGACGCCTGAGCAGAAAGAAAAATATCTGCGGCCGCTATGCGAAGGCAAAATCAGATCCTGCTTTGCGATGACGGAGCCAGAAGTGGCCGGCTCCGATCCAACCCAAATCAAAACCGCGGCGGTGAAGCAGGGCGACAACTGGGTTATCAACGGGAACAAGTGGTTCATCTCGGGCGCGCACGGAGCGAAGTTCGCGATCGTGATGGCGAAGACCGACCCCGAGGCCGATCCGCCGCAGGCGCGCAACTCGGCGTTCATCGTCGATTTGCCGAATCCGGGCTTCAGAATCGTGCGCGATATCGACACGATGGCCGGCAAGGGCAATCACTGCGAGATCGCGCTCGAGAATTGCATCGTGCCGGCGGACGCGATGCTCGGTCCGCGCGGACAGGGGCATACGCTGGGGCAGGTCCGGCTTGGCCCGGCGCGCCTTGCGCATTGCATGCGATGGATTGGCAGCACCGAAGTTGCGCTCGAGATGCTGGTGAAGCGCGCGATGGAGCGCCGGGTGCAAGGCGGCTTGCTGATCGATAAGCAGGCGATCCAGTTCATGATCTCGGAATCGACGATGGAGCTTTACACCGCGAAGCTGATGGTGCTGCACGCGGCGTATCTGATCGAAAAGAAGCTGCCGTTTCGCCAGGAAGTCTCGATGGCGAAGCATCACGTGGCGAACATGCTGTGGAAGGTCACCGATCGCGCGATCCAGGTGCACGGCGCGCTCGGCTACTCGACCGACACGCCGCTCGAATCGATGCTGCGGCATGCGCGA